One region of Priestia megaterium genomic DNA includes:
- a CDS encoding sensor histidine kinase, with translation MKSIKRRLTFHFSFQFIAIIACVCCVLFCALMFLAYYLSKQDIKRDLPSGSLSVLTGDTTVEGGKATVSDDLAKQLKQEGLWYQVLNKQGKVIGEVNSPKDLPKHYGLSELLEMDKTKKFRNYNVVTELDTFLTTPTYYILGYKSDLKEQLQALYGKYNKERVPPKSDIPLIKKALKEKDASLQILNEKGDILASIRIPKEKTRYDPLEIISRKIEQDKYDSTATVFHDPKKKISWVFYTPNNYHSITDESIIRKAWMISIIVAVSVLIATITFSIWNAFRYGGPLLLFTSWLGRMGSGNYSEVLTEKERKRVFRKNGKVRFQYRLYSEVITAFYEMAEQLSLAEKERKQLETTREEWMTGISHDLRTPLSTIQGYGHMLESGYYNWNEEELKEIGQTLRDKSEYMVGLVEDFSLAFKLKNNVVALETKKVDVHQLLQHIVLKFVNDRTIKNVQFSYVPVHLQPFIQADPRWFERMVDNLIFNAIKHNPENTTITILTVLKSDNVLITIQDDGIGMDEETQKNLFDRYYRGTNTTEKTEGAGLGMSIAKAICELHKGHIEVKSTPNQGTAITLHIPLSTNQQPG, from the coding sequence ATGAAATCAATTAAAAGAAGGTTGACCTTTCATTTTTCATTTCAGTTTATTGCGATTATTGCATGTGTTTGCTGCGTTCTTTTTTGCGCTTTAATGTTTCTAGCTTATTACCTTTCAAAGCAAGATATAAAAAGAGACTTACCCTCTGGATCACTTAGCGTATTAACCGGGGATACAACAGTTGAAGGTGGAAAAGCAACCGTTTCAGATGATTTAGCAAAACAGCTTAAACAGGAAGGGTTATGGTACCAAGTACTGAACAAACAAGGAAAAGTAATTGGAGAAGTTAACTCCCCAAAAGACTTACCTAAGCACTACGGTCTTTCAGAGTTATTAGAAATGGATAAAACCAAAAAATTTAGAAACTATAATGTCGTAACAGAACTTGATACCTTTTTGACTACACCTACTTATTATATTTTGGGCTATAAAAGTGATTTAAAAGAACAGCTTCAGGCTTTGTATGGTAAATATAATAAAGAAAGGGTACCTCCCAAAAGCGATATCCCTCTTATCAAAAAGGCGTTAAAAGAAAAAGATGCTTCGCTTCAAATTTTAAATGAGAAAGGTGATATCTTAGCTTCAATTAGAATACCTAAAGAAAAAACACGTTACGATCCTTTAGAAATTATTTCCCGAAAAATTGAACAAGATAAATATGATTCAACAGCTACTGTATTCCATGATCCAAAGAAGAAAATTTCATGGGTTTTTTACACTCCTAATAATTACCACAGTATAACCGATGAATCTATTATCCGAAAAGCTTGGATGATCTCCATCATCGTGGCGGTTTCTGTTCTTATAGCCACTATCACTTTCTCCATCTGGAACGCTTTTCGCTACGGTGGCCCCTTACTTCTCTTCACCAGCTGGCTCGGGCGCATGGGAAGCGGAAACTATTCAGAAGTGCTAACAGAAAAAGAGCGGAAGCGCGTCTTTCGGAAGAATGGAAAAGTACGCTTTCAATATCGTTTGTATTCAGAAGTAATCACAGCTTTTTATGAGATGGCGGAGCAGCTTAGCTTAGCTGAAAAAGAACGAAAGCAGCTAGAAACCACTCGTGAAGAATGGATGACTGGAATATCACATGATTTGCGAACACCCCTTTCGACGATTCAAGGATATGGTCATATGCTTGAAAGCGGCTATTACAATTGGAACGAAGAAGAGCTAAAAGAAATTGGCCAAACGCTGCGTGACAAAAGTGAATATATGGTGGGGCTTGTAGAAGATTTTTCACTGGCCTTTAAGCTTAAAAATAATGTGGTTGCCTTAGAAACGAAAAAAGTGGACGTTCATCAATTGCTTCAGCATATTGTTTTAAAATTCGTTAACGATCGAACTATTAAAAATGTGCAATTCTCTTATGTACCCGTTCACCTTCAACCTTTTATTCAAGCTGACCCGCGCTGGTTTGAACGAATGGTTGATAACCTAATCTTTAATGCTATTAAACATAATCCGGAGAACACCACTATTACAATTTTGACCGTTCTAAAAAGTGACAACGTCTTGATTACAATTCAAGATGATGGGATTGGAATGGATGAAGAAACGCAGAAAAATTTATTTGACCGCTATTACCGCGGCACAAATACAACCGAAAAAACAGAAGGTGCTGGACTCGGCATGAGTATCGCAAAGGCCATTTGCGAACTTCATAAAGGGCATATTGAAGTGAAATCCACTCCTAACCAAGGCACTGCCATTACCTTGCATATTCCTCTTTCAACCAATCAGCAGCCGGGCTAA
- a CDS encoding response regulator transcription factor — protein MEDASILLVDDEIAIVKMLETVLKKEGFNQIYKAHTAQEALDVLHNKTIDIILLDVMLPDKSGFDICPKIRELSNAYILFITAKVSDLDVLTGFAMGGDDYVTKPFNPLEIAARIKARLRRKQALTERSPVKMKLQPSNRYEFDRFIVDESAGELIVDGQTVACPAQVFLLLLHFCKNMNVVLSKSQLLEAVWGYNQFVDDNTVTVHIRRIRERIEDNPSNPKHLVTVRGLGYKLVNGKAL, from the coding sequence TTGGAAGATGCATCTATATTACTAGTTGATGATGAAATTGCTATTGTCAAAATGCTGGAGACAGTATTAAAAAAAGAAGGATTCAACCAAATCTATAAAGCTCACACCGCTCAAGAAGCGCTAGATGTTTTACATAATAAAACGATTGATATTATTTTGTTGGACGTCATGCTTCCCGATAAAAGCGGATTTGATATTTGTCCTAAAATTCGTGAGCTCTCAAACGCATATATCCTGTTCATAACAGCCAAAGTATCTGACTTGGATGTGTTAACGGGTTTCGCCATGGGCGGAGACGACTACGTAACCAAGCCATTTAATCCTTTAGAGATTGCGGCACGAATTAAAGCACGATTGCGCAGAAAACAAGCGCTGACGGAAAGAAGTCCTGTAAAAATGAAATTACAGCCTTCAAATCGCTATGAGTTTGATCGTTTTATCGTAGATGAATCCGCTGGAGAGCTCATTGTAGATGGTCAAACGGTTGCTTGCCCCGCACAAGTATTTTTGCTGCTACTTCATTTTTGTAAAAACATGAACGTGGTTCTTTCTAAATCACAGCTGCTTGAAGCCGTTTGGGGATATAACCAGTTCGTAGACGATAATACGGTAACCGTTCATATTCGAAGAATTAGAGAAAGAATCGAAGATAACCCTAGCAATCCAAAACATTTAGTTACGGTACGAGGGCTTGGATATAAATTAGTGAACGGCAAAGCCCTATGA
- a CDS encoding DUF418 domain-containing protein has protein sequence MSNDVRRVKVIDSMRGFSLFGILLANMLIFQYGIYGKDMIHLFSLSPSDSAAYVFLKVAVEESFMPIFTFLFGYSMVKMKESLERRQLGVKRHFFRRFLLLLGFGLLHGVLLWEGDILTFYGMMGIFLLVFFLNRKAKTLLVWASILLVLTGAAGYGSLNDNMYLLSDKQTLTTYVKDTIHVYGSGTYEQIKDHRNNVDPMNIAGYKFAFAFLFTPFIMGALFLFGMYAGKKKWFYDVSANQKQYGRWAAVLIPLSLLLKGTMYVWPDANWAGSTHMLGGSLLSLGYVAGFAWVYARCERSFLMKAFESVGRISLSNYLMQTVICTTIFYGYGLGYFGKLGMIAGIFVCIGIYGIQLIVSYVYVQKFQTGPLEKLLRIWTNFSWNGKPKEKKALPEEVNHPFVG, from the coding sequence ATGAGTAATGATGTTAGGCGGGTTAAAGTAATTGATAGTATGAGAGGATTCAGCTTGTTTGGTATTTTACTAGCGAATATGCTGATTTTTCAATATGGCATTTACGGAAAGGATATGATTCATCTCTTCTCGCTATCACCAAGTGATTCAGCAGCCTATGTCTTTTTAAAAGTCGCGGTAGAAGAAAGTTTTATGCCAATCTTTACTTTTTTATTCGGTTATTCAATGGTGAAGATGAAAGAAAGCTTAGAAAGAAGGCAGTTAGGAGTAAAAAGGCATTTCTTTCGCCGCTTTCTTCTGCTTCTAGGGTTTGGCCTACTGCATGGAGTACTTTTATGGGAAGGAGATATTCTTACGTTTTACGGAATGATGGGGATATTTTTATTAGTTTTCTTTTTAAACCGTAAAGCTAAAACGCTGTTGGTATGGGCATCGATTTTACTAGTTCTTACGGGAGCAGCTGGTTACGGTTCATTAAACGATAATATGTATCTTCTTAGTGATAAACAAACGCTTACCACATACGTAAAAGATACGATTCATGTGTATGGAAGTGGAACTTATGAACAAATTAAAGACCACCGCAACAACGTTGATCCGATGAATATAGCAGGATATAAATTTGCTTTTGCCTTCTTGTTTACACCATTTATAATGGGTGCTTTATTTTTGTTTGGCATGTACGCAGGGAAGAAAAAGTGGTTTTACGACGTTTCAGCTAATCAAAAACAGTATGGCCGTTGGGCGGCCGTGTTGATTCCGCTTAGCTTGCTGTTAAAAGGAACTATGTACGTATGGCCAGATGCTAATTGGGCTGGTTCTACACATATGTTAGGTGGGAGTCTCCTATCTCTTGGTTATGTTGCAGGCTTTGCTTGGGTATATGCGAGATGCGAGAGGTCATTTTTGATGAAGGCTTTTGAAAGCGTAGGCAGGATATCGCTTAGTAATTATTTAATGCAAACGGTTATATGCACGACGATTTTTTACGGTTATGGATTAGGTTATTTCGGAAAGCTCGGCATGATAGCAGGGATTTTTGTCTGCATCGGTATATACGGAATTCAGCTGATCGTCAGTTATGTGTACGTGCAAAAATTCCAAACTGGACCGCTGGAAAAGCTACTGCGTATATGGACAAATTTTTCTTGGAACGGAAAGCCCAAAGAGAAAAAAGCTTTACCGGAGGAAGTAAATCATCCTTTTGTTGGATGA
- a CDS encoding ABC transporter permease, translated as MWAISVKEFQSLFKSVKSIIVILIVCGASYGIAHLVSQLGGQLTSAQIRDGANGGILVMLLGFGPLFISSLSHNVINQEIKTRTARFLVTKTSRERIVLGKFLGICCFWLVCISISFLLIGFISHHFSFYIFLECLLFTVCIISFVLMLSALIPSPTHTMFLSIILSFVLPVLSGWSIFSSKAYIAWFKYVTPYYYLKLEKGYLTVLLIFAALCLCTALWSFKRREV; from the coding sequence ATGTGGGCCATTAGTGTGAAAGAGTTTCAAAGCTTATTTAAAAGTGTTAAATCAATTATCGTTATTTTAATCGTATGCGGTGCTTCCTATGGAATAGCCCATCTAGTTAGTCAACTTGGAGGTCAACTGACGAGCGCACAGATTCGAGATGGAGCCAACGGAGGGATTTTGGTGATGCTTCTCGGATTCGGACCTTTGTTTATTTCAAGTCTTTCTCATAATGTTATTAATCAAGAAATTAAAACAAGAACAGCCAGGTTTTTAGTTACCAAAACATCAAGAGAGCGTATTGTACTAGGAAAATTCTTAGGAATTTGTTGTTTCTGGCTTGTTTGTATCTCTATTTCTTTTCTACTGATTGGGTTTATTTCGCATCATTTTTCTTTTTATATATTTTTAGAGTGCCTGCTATTCACCGTTTGTATCATTTCATTTGTTTTAATGCTTTCAGCTTTAATACCAAGTCCAACTCATACTATGTTTTTATCAATTATTTTATCGTTTGTTCTACCGGTACTGAGTGGATGGAGCATATTTTCATCAAAAGCGTACATTGCATGGTTTAAGTATGTGACACCTTACTACTATTTAAAGTTGGAGAAAGGGTATTTAACGGTTCTTCTTATTTTTGCAGCACTCTGTTTATGTACGGCACTTTGGAGTTTTAAAAGGAGAGAAGTATAA
- a CDS encoding ABC transporter ATP-binding protein has protein sequence MYAIETSKLTKKYGSKTIVNSINLQVPQGEIYGFLGRNGAGKSTFINMLTGVSFPSAGEFTLLGQSDIDLELQKKIGVLPDYANFYDEMTALNHLCYFLKINGHRFSKEHCIDVLKKVGLEGHEHQKVGKFSFGMKKKLGIAQAIITDPDLIFLDEPTSGVDIESALHIHELIRELQNQDKTIFMTSHNLNEVEKICTRVAIMKNGIILIEGTMEELRFQYQAKKTVIIKHDPYPNSHKEYIQQFFRTVSPDVEYHHTYTKVMLQKERNIPLIIRELIQCGIDIYQVHVEEPSLEEIFLQKNIVDHSQVS, from the coding sequence ATGTATGCTATTGAAACAAGTAAATTAACTAAAAAGTATGGATCTAAAACAATTGTTAATAGTATTAATTTACAGGTACCACAAGGAGAAATTTACGGATTTTTAGGGAGAAACGGAGCAGGGAAGTCTACATTTATTAATATGCTTACCGGCGTTTCATTTCCTTCAGCAGGAGAATTTACGCTGCTGGGACAGAGTGATATTGATTTAGAGCTTCAGAAGAAAATAGGCGTGCTTCCTGACTATGCTAACTTTTACGATGAGATGACAGCGCTCAATCATTTGTGCTATTTTTTAAAGATAAATGGCCATCGTTTTTCGAAAGAACACTGTATTGATGTACTGAAGAAAGTAGGATTAGAAGGACATGAGCATCAGAAAGTTGGAAAGTTTTCATTTGGAATGAAAAAGAAGTTAGGAATTGCTCAAGCAATTATAACAGACCCAGATCTTATCTTTTTAGATGAACCAACTTCTGGAGTAGATATTGAATCTGCTCTCCACATTCATGAATTAATAAGAGAACTTCAAAATCAAGACAAGACGATTTTTATGACGTCTCATAATTTAAATGAAGTTGAGAAGATTTGTACGCGTGTAGCGATTATGAAAAATGGGATTATTTTAATAGAAGGGACAATGGAAGAACTGCGCTTTCAATACCAAGCGAAAAAAACGGTGATAATCAAACATGATCCTTACCCAAACAGCCACAAAGAATATATTCAACAGTTTTTCCGTACGGTGAGTCCGGACGTGGAATACCATCACACGTACACAAAAGTGATGCTTCAAAAAGAGAGAAATATCCCTCTGATTATTCGCGAATTGATTCAATGCGGCATCGATATTTATCAAGTTCACGTAGAAGAACCTTCTTTAGAAGAAATCTTTTTGCAAAAAAACATTGTGGATCATTCACAGGTAAGTTAA
- a CDS encoding undecaprenyl-diphosphatase yields the protein MLSAINSVDYTIFHAVNQYASHVKFVDSLMVFFADYAQYVLIVLLGLFLLINKNGSRVVAFQALCACATGVIINKVISLFAYRDRPFISHHVNQLIDHAANSSFPSDHATSALVITFTIWLHFKRSGRMWVVMGALIAFSRVWVGVHYPFDVLTGAVLGCVLALFIHYVIFNTKLMRAITNLSIFRKSAYDEQSQYY from the coding sequence ATGTTATCAGCTATTAATTCAGTAGACTATACCATTTTCCATGCGGTGAATCAGTATGCCTCGCATGTGAAGTTTGTAGATTCGCTAATGGTATTCTTTGCAGATTATGCCCAGTATGTACTTATTGTTTTACTCGGCTTGTTTTTACTTATTAATAAAAACGGCAGCCGTGTTGTAGCATTTCAAGCTTTATGTGCTTGTGCCACAGGAGTCATTATCAATAAAGTGATTAGTTTATTTGCTTATCGAGATCGTCCGTTTATCTCTCACCACGTGAATCAGCTTATTGATCACGCCGCGAATTCTTCATTTCCAAGCGATCATGCTACATCTGCATTAGTTATCACTTTTACCATCTGGCTGCATTTCAAACGTTCAGGGCGCATGTGGGTTGTCATGGGTGCACTCATTGCATTTTCACGGGTATGGGTTGGCGTTCACTATCCATTCGATGTGTTAACAGGAGCCGTTTTAGGCTGCGTGCTGGCGCTGTTTATTCATTATGTTATTTTTAATACGAAACTGATGAGGGCTATTACCAACTTGTCTATTTTTCGAAAATCAGCTTATGACGAACAGTCTCAATATTATTAA
- a CDS encoding organic hydroperoxide resistance protein: protein MKALYETTVVNTGGRTGEVHSLDNIFNLDVATPPALGGEATTATNPEQLFAAGYSACFNSALEFMLKKHNVEIKSSEVKATVQLLPDKADQGVKIAVALEAHIEGLDLETAKKYVDLAHSYCPYSKAISGNVDVTVEVV, encoded by the coding sequence ATGAAAGCTTTATATGAAACGACAGTCGTTAACACAGGTGGAAGAACAGGAGAAGTTCATTCTTTAGATAATATCTTTAATTTAGACGTTGCAACACCTCCAGCGCTTGGTGGAGAAGCAACAACAGCAACAAACCCAGAGCAGCTATTTGCAGCTGGATACAGTGCTTGTTTCAACAGCGCGTTAGAATTTATGTTGAAAAAACATAACGTAGAAATTAAAAGCAGTGAAGTAAAAGCTACGGTTCAGCTGCTTCCAGATAAAGCTGATCAAGGAGTGAAAATTGCTGTAGCGCTTGAAGCTCATATCGAAGGTTTAGATTTAGAAACAGCTAAAAAATATGTAGACCTAGCCCACTCATACTGCCCGTATTCAAAAGCAATCAGCGGCAACGTAGACGTAACGGTAGAAGTAGTTTAA
- a CDS encoding HoxN/HupN/NixA family nickel/cobalt transporter, producing the protein MEGLSVFLLVFLLGIRHGLDADHLAFIDGQTRYNWRMGSRFAPWVGTLFSLGHGGMVAVTAGVLGVVMKNFTFPAYFDHFASWVSIISLFLIGTLNTYHLLRTKNKEEEFQVSGLKGKFIPKIAKGTTNPFLIILVGALFALAAETVSQTAVWSLAVGNAGKYTPLLLGLVFMFGMMLTDTIDSLIVHKMVNESSKFGQSASRLMGWVIVILAYGVSFYLAFTFFNPWAEVNFEMVGVILFVFLVSMFVFVSVKSKGKNIKINVN; encoded by the coding sequence ATGGAAGGTTTATCAGTTTTTTTACTTGTCTTTTTATTAGGAATCAGGCACGGATTAGATGCAGATCACTTAGCTTTTATTGATGGCCAGACCCGATATAATTGGCGAATGGGCAGCCGTTTTGCTCCGTGGGTCGGAACGCTGTTTTCACTAGGTCATGGAGGAATGGTGGCCGTCACGGCCGGGGTGCTGGGCGTAGTGATGAAGAATTTTACGTTTCCAGCATATTTCGATCATTTTGCATCTTGGGTATCTATCATCTCTCTCTTTCTGATTGGGACATTAAACACATATCATTTGCTTCGAACTAAAAACAAAGAAGAAGAGTTTCAGGTGAGCGGGTTAAAAGGGAAGTTTATTCCGAAAATCGCAAAAGGAACAACGAATCCTTTTTTAATTATTCTTGTAGGAGCGCTGTTTGCCCTAGCGGCTGAAACGGTCAGTCAAACGGCCGTGTGGTCTCTAGCTGTAGGGAACGCAGGCAAATATACGCCGCTTTTATTAGGACTAGTATTTATGTTTGGTATGATGCTGACAGATACAATCGATTCACTGATTGTACATAAAATGGTGAATGAATCGAGTAAGTTTGGGCAATCTGCTTCCCGCTTGATGGGCTGGGTTATTGTTATCCTCGCATACGGGGTGTCCTTCTACTTAGCATTCACTTTCTTTAATCCATGGGCCGAAGTAAACTTTGAAATGGTTGGCGTTATTTTGTTTGTTTTTTTAGTGTCTATGTTTGTTTTTGTAAGTGTGAAGTCAAAAGGGAAAAATATCAAAATAAATGTCAATTAA
- a CDS encoding M20 family metallopeptidase codes for MFGGGIDLSQVMVEQSVFSYLKEHEQEMLEDLVGFVKKESPSYSKELVDQCGMYLTQLFQKRLGVGYEIIEEKEVGNHLKFTIGEGEKQLLIIGHFDTVWEKGRLSLRTEGNKLYGPGILDMKGGIIQSIWAIKAIQELGLSLDKKIVFFCNSDEEIGSISSKKYIEEEAQRSEAVLVAEPAVAGSGALKTSRKGAGIFTVKVWGRAAHAGNHHKEGINAIEELARQVIFLQSLTDYEKGTTVNVGTFTGGSGTNVVPEYAEAHVDLRVSTEEEAKRMTDIILNLTPILKGIKIEVTGGMNRPPMVKSKQTEELFECAQSIAAKLGMKLEEAAVGGGSDGNFTAAIGIPTLDGLGACGKGIHAEYEHIQIDTLSERSSLFANLLLQI; via the coding sequence TTGTTTGGAGGAGGAATTGATTTGAGTCAGGTAATGGTAGAACAAAGCGTATTTAGTTATTTAAAAGAACATGAACAAGAGATGCTCGAAGATTTAGTTGGATTTGTGAAAAAAGAATCACCGTCCTACAGTAAAGAGTTAGTGGATCAGTGTGGAATGTATTTAACGCAGCTGTTTCAGAAGCGTTTAGGCGTAGGGTATGAAATCATAGAAGAAAAAGAAGTAGGAAACCACTTGAAATTTACGATTGGAGAAGGAGAGAAGCAGCTTTTAATTATCGGTCACTTTGACACGGTATGGGAAAAGGGAAGGCTGAGTCTAAGAACAGAAGGAAACAAGCTTTATGGTCCGGGAATTTTAGATATGAAAGGCGGCATTATACAATCTATATGGGCGATTAAAGCGATTCAAGAGCTTGGCTTATCGCTGGATAAAAAAATTGTGTTTTTTTGCAATTCAGATGAAGAGATTGGATCAATTTCCTCTAAAAAATATATAGAAGAAGAAGCACAAAGAAGTGAAGCAGTGCTAGTAGCAGAACCTGCGGTGGCGGGTTCAGGTGCGTTAAAAACGTCGCGCAAAGGAGCGGGGATTTTCACCGTAAAGGTGTGGGGACGAGCAGCCCACGCTGGTAATCACCACAAAGAAGGAATCAATGCTATTGAAGAGCTAGCGCGCCAAGTGATTTTTCTGCAGAGCTTAACCGATTATGAAAAAGGTACAACGGTGAACGTTGGGACATTTACCGGAGGCAGCGGTACAAATGTAGTGCCGGAATATGCAGAAGCGCACGTGGATTTACGTGTTTCTACAGAAGAAGAAGCAAAACGTATGACGGATATTATTTTGAATTTAACGCCCATTTTAAAAGGGATTAAGATTGAAGTAACAGGAGGCATGAATCGTCCTCCAATGGTTAAGTCTAAACAAACGGAAGAGTTATTTGAATGCGCTCAGTCAATTGCGGCCAAACTGGGTATGAAATTAGAAGAAGCAGCTGTTGGAGGCGGAAGTGATGGCAATTTTACAGCGGCTATTGGCATTCCCACGTTGGATGGATTAGGAGCATGCGGAAAAGGAATACATGCAGAATATGAACATATTCAAATTGATACGTTGTCCGAGCGTTCTTCTTTATTTGCGAATTTGCTGCTTCAAATATAA
- a CDS encoding DoxX family protein: MNKNVEIGSLIIRLVLGFTFLVHGFQKWQGGIENTVGFFDSLGIPGFMAYIVATIELVGGVLIILGLATRVVAALFVAVMLGAIFTAKLKSGFVGGFEFDIALIAMSAHLFVAGSQFLALDKVVFKKKETAFSLQEESSK; encoded by the coding sequence GTGAATAAAAACGTCGAAATTGGATCGCTTATTATTCGTTTAGTATTAGGTTTTACATTTTTAGTACACGGCTTTCAAAAATGGCAAGGGGGAATTGAAAATACAGTAGGCTTCTTCGATAGCTTAGGAATCCCTGGTTTCATGGCATATATTGTGGCAACAATTGAACTTGTAGGTGGGGTTCTGATTATTCTTGGTCTAGCAACAAGAGTCGTAGCTGCTTTATTTGTGGCAGTTATGCTTGGCGCTATTTTTACAGCCAAGCTTAAAAGCGGATTCGTTGGCGGGTTTGAGTTTGATATTGCCTTAATTGCCATGTCTGCTCACTTATTTGTTGCAGGAAGCCAGTTCCTTGCTCTTGATAAAGTGGTATTTAAAAAGAAAGAAACTGCTTTTTCTCTTCAAGAAGAAAGCAGTAAATAA
- a CDS encoding type 1 glutamine amidotransferase domain-containing protein — protein sequence MRLENKRVIALVSADFEDLELWYPVMRLREEGAEVHLVGEKANETYMGKYGVPAVSDYAFKDVDPAEYDAILVPGGWAPDKLRRYPEVIEMVRHMDEQQKPIGQICHAGWVLISAKILDGRNVTSTPGIKDDMENAGAIWHDEAVVIDGHIISSRRPPDLPPYAKAFADVLAGQ from the coding sequence ATGCGCTTAGAAAATAAAAGAGTTATTGCGCTTGTTAGTGCAGACTTTGAAGATCTAGAACTATGGTATCCAGTGATGCGTCTTCGCGAAGAAGGAGCAGAAGTACATTTAGTTGGAGAAAAAGCAAACGAAACGTACATGGGGAAATACGGTGTTCCAGCCGTATCGGACTATGCATTTAAAGATGTTGATCCAGCTGAATATGACGCTATTTTAGTACCTGGAGGCTGGGCGCCGGATAAACTGCGCCGCTACCCTGAAGTAATTGAAATGGTTCGTCATATGGATGAACAGCAAAAGCCAATCGGCCAAATCTGCCATGCAGGATGGGTATTAATCTCTGCAAAAATCTTAGATGGCCGAAACGTAACAAGTACGCCAGGAATCAAAGATGATATGGAAAATGCGGGAGCTATTTGGCATGATGAAGCAGTCGTAATCGACGGCCACATCATTTCAAGCCGCCGTCCGCCAGACCTTCCTCCTTATGCAAAAGCATTTGCTGATGTACTAGCAGGGCAATAA
- a CDS encoding DinB family protein: protein MNKNEQFRNDVLNSVESLTYEQLNQQPASNTWSVMQVLEHLYLMERMIVSRVKDQLENGVDQPTEDKPFHLAVDRSRKVDAPAQVTPSNENQTLEEMKSKLAESRAALVELEETASEENLKQKSFPHPVFGLMDLKQWIDFIGYHEKRHQEQIEEIKTAIGA, encoded by the coding sequence ATGAACAAAAATGAACAGTTTCGAAATGATGTATTGAACAGTGTAGAATCATTAACATATGAACAATTAAATCAGCAGCCAGCATCTAATACATGGAGCGTTATGCAAGTATTAGAACATTTATATTTGATGGAGCGCATGATTGTTTCACGTGTAAAGGATCAGTTAGAAAACGGTGTAGATCAGCCAACCGAAGATAAGCCGTTTCATTTAGCGGTAGACCGTTCTCGAAAAGTAGATGCACCGGCTCAAGTTACGCCTTCTAATGAAAATCAGACATTAGAAGAAATGAAGAGTAAGCTGGCGGAATCAAGAGCGGCTTTAGTAGAGTTAGAAGAAACAGCCAGTGAAGAAAACCTAAAGCAAAAATCGTTTCCACATCCTGTGTTTGGGTTAATGGATTTAAAGCAATGGATTGATTTTATTGGCTATCATGAAAAGCGTCACCAAGAACAAATAGAAGAAATCAAAACAGCAATTGGCGCATAA
- a CDS encoding lipase family protein, whose protein sequence is MMRIEPLFYRSLALDLLYACVLAYKQYAQGGTFDVPEGYRLIKSFKASAVGVQEWFGFILESDDSIVIAFRGTQSEADWIADARIRQRPYPYNQRAGLVHEGFLAVYESCRDEIFETYKSLPTKPIYITGHSLGGALAALHALDVATNASFPEITMYNYGAPRVGDPQFVQTYTNLVSNSRCFVNTTDTVPKIPPKRLYSPSTKQTIYYDQDPLQLSFTIQTGSTVGNHNPQTYSVGIWMMSDYPILVQK, encoded by the coding sequence ATGATGAGAATCGAGCCTTTATTTTATCGTTCTTTAGCTCTAGACCTTCTTTATGCGTGCGTCTTAGCTTATAAGCAATACGCACAGGGAGGCACATTTGATGTACCTGAAGGCTACCGGCTTATTAAATCGTTTAAAGCTTCTGCCGTAGGGGTGCAAGAATGGTTTGGTTTTATTTTAGAATCTGATGACTCTATCGTAATTGCCTTTCGAGGAACTCAATCTGAGGCAGATTGGATTGCTGATGCTCGCATTAGGCAGCGCCCCTATCCATACAATCAACGAGCCGGGCTCGTTCATGAAGGTTTTTTAGCCGTTTACGAATCATGCCGTGATGAAATTTTTGAAACATATAAATCGCTTCCCACCAAGCCCATTTATATAACGGGGCATAGCCTAGGTGGCGCACTCGCTGCTCTTCATGCCTTAGATGTCGCCACAAACGCATCTTTTCCGGAAATTACAATGTACAACTACGGAGCTCCTCGAGTAGGGGATCCTCAATTCGTTCAAACATACACAAATCTTGTTTCAAATAGCCGCTGTTTTGTTAACACGACGGATACGGTTCCTAAAATCCCTCCGAAGCGACTCTATTCCCCTTCCACCAAGCAAACAATTTATTACGATCAAGACCCTCTGCAACTCTCATTTACCATCCAAACAGGCTCTACCGTAGGGAACCATAATCCCCAAACATACAGTGTTGGGATATGGATGATGTCGGATTACCCTATTTTGGTCCAAAAATAA